CGCCGGCAAGGTCGGCGCGGTGGAGCCAAAAGGCCGCCTGCGCGTCGCCACCAAATTCGTCAACGTTGCCAAGCGTTACTACGCCGAGCAGGGCCGTCAGGTCGACATCATCAAGCTCTATGGCTCGATGGAGCTGGCACCGCTGATCGGCCTGGCCGACAAGATCATCGACGTGGTCGACACCGGCAACACCCTGCGCGCCAACGGCCTGGAACCCCAGGAACTGATCGCCACGATCAGCTCGCGTCTGGTGGTCAATAAAGCTTCGATGAAAATGCAACACGCCCGAATCCAGGCGTTGATCGACACCCTGCGCAAGGCAGTGGAGTCTCGACACCGCGGCTGATGTACCTGCGCGACGTTAAGTCGCGCCCGTCTATCCGCCTCATAGCCAGAATCTCAGGTGCCCAAGCGGAAACGACTGGTCGGGGAAGGTGCGCTGACGTTTAATAACGACCGCGCCTTACTCCAAAAGGCAACCTAACAGCAGCAGAAAAATTTCTCAGAAGTATAAATCGCGTAGTGGCCAGCCTTTTGAAGCAAGGCCCTACGGGTTGGCACTGTGCCCGCACCATGCTGCGTTGCGGGACTCGGTAAGGAAACAACCCTTACCTTCGTCCCGCGCCTTGCCTGGTACGACCACAGCACCAACGCGATCATTATTAAACGTCAGCGCACCTTCGGGCGCCTGAGTTTTTGCCATTCCTATGAGGCTCTCGCTATGACCGCACCGACTGCAATTCGCCGACTCAACGCTGCTGACCCGGATTTCGCGCATCATCTGGATCATCTGCTGAGCTGGGAAAGTGTGTCTGACGACTCGGTCAATCAGCGGGTGCTGGACATCATCAAGGCTGTGCGTGAGCGCGGTGACGCGGCGCTGGTCGAGTTCACCCAGAAATTCGACGGCCTCGAAGTCGCTTCGATGGCGGACCTGATCCTGCCGCGTGAGCGTCTGGAGCTGGCCCTGACCCGCATCACCGTGCCGCAACGCGAAGCGCTGGAAAAAGCCGCCGCCCGCGTGCGCAGCTATCACGAGAAACAGAAGCAGGACTCCTGGAGCTACACCGAAGCCGACGGCACGGTGCTGGGCCAGAAAGTCACGCCGCTGGATCGCGCTGGTCTGTACGTGCCGGGCGGCAAGGCGTCGTACCCGTCGTCGGTATTGATGAACGCGATTCCGGCCAAGGTCGCCGGCGTGACCGAAGTGGTCATGGTGGTGCCGACCCCGCGCGGTGAAGTCAACGAGCTGGTGCTGGCGGCGGCGTGTATCGCCGGCGTTGACCGGGTGTTCACCATCGGTGGCGCACAAGCCGTTGCCGCGTTGGCCTATGGCACCGAAAGCGTGCCGCAGGTGGACAAGGTTGTCGGCCCGGGCAACATCTATGTGGCGACGGCCAAGCGTCACGTGTTCGGTCAGGTCGGCATCGACATGATCGCCGGCCCGTCGGAAATCCTCGTAGTGTGCGACGGCCAGACCGATCCGGACTGGATCGCCATGGACCTGTTCTCCCAGGCCGAGCACGACGAAGACGCCCAGGCGATCCTGGTCAGCCCGGACGCCGAATTCCTCGACAAGGTCGCCGCGAGCATCGACAAACTGCTGCCGACCATGGATCGCGCGACCATCATCGAAACCTCGATCAATGGCCGTGGCGCCTTGATTCATGTACGCGACATGGCCCAGGCCATCGAAGTCGCCAACCGCATCGCCCCGGAACACCTTGAGCTGTCGGTCGCCGACCCGCAGGCCTGGCTGCCGCAGATCCGCCACGCCGGCGCGATCTTCATGGGCCGCCACACCTCCGAAGCGCTGGGCGACTACTGCGCCGGTCCGAACCACGTGCTGCCGACTTCCGGCACCGCGCGTTTCTCCTCGCCGCTGGGTGTGTATGACTTCCAGAAACGTTCGTCGATCA
The window above is part of the Pseudomonas fluorescens genome. Proteins encoded here:
- the hisG gene encoding ATP phosphoribosyltransferase, which codes for MLTIALSKGRILDDTLPLLAEAGIVPTENPDKSRKLIIPTTQEDVRLLIVRATDVPTYVEHGAADLGVAGKDVLMEYTGQGLYEPLDLQIAQCKLMTAGKVGAVEPKGRLRVATKFVNVAKRYYAEQGRQVDIIKLYGSMELAPLIGLADKIIDVVDTGNTLRANGLEPQELIATISSRLVVNKASMKMQHARIQALIDTLRKAVESRHRG
- the hisD gene encoding histidinol dehydrogenase, with product MTAPTAIRRLNAADPDFAHHLDHLLSWESVSDDSVNQRVLDIIKAVRERGDAALVEFTQKFDGLEVASMADLILPRERLELALTRITVPQREALEKAAARVRSYHEKQKQDSWSYTEADGTVLGQKVTPLDRAGLYVPGGKASYPSSVLMNAIPAKVAGVTEVVMVVPTPRGEVNELVLAAACIAGVDRVFTIGGAQAVAALAYGTESVPQVDKVVGPGNIYVATAKRHVFGQVGIDMIAGPSEILVVCDGQTDPDWIAMDLFSQAEHDEDAQAILVSPDAEFLDKVAASIDKLLPTMDRATIIETSINGRGALIHVRDMAQAIEVANRIAPEHLELSVADPQAWLPQIRHAGAIFMGRHTSEALGDYCAGPNHVLPTSGTARFSSPLGVYDFQKRSSIIFCSEAGASELGKTASILARGESLSAHARSAEYRIKDEVKGN